Proteins encoded together in one Streptomyces roseifaciens window:
- a CDS encoding diaminopimelate decarboxylase has translation MPIADGFERRLRPLLQEIVAVYGTPFHLYDARGIIDTHRAMEAAFAGVPYRQHFAVKALPNPAVLSLLLAEGSGLDCASPVELELARSVGAGGGDVVFTSNNTTPQEYELALTSGALVTFDDRSLLDRADTLPETVAFRVSPHGLSAGSRLMGDAKATKFGVPVPELADAYREAKRRGVTRFGIHGMTCANELDVGRAARAAVDVIELGARIAEDVGITLDYINVGGGLGIPYRPEDRPFGFTAYADAIVAARRRCFPRSAPRILMECGRYVTGPHGVLVTRVVNRCSKGQEVVGVDASMSALMRPGFYGAYHHVSLPFAAGRPESRYDVVGSLCENMDKFAIDRSLPDPRVGDIALVHDTGAHGHAMGFTYNGRLRPAELLLTPDDDVVEIRRAERFEDYIATVRTQPVPVLSAAARPAARAARTTGEQERTACIPER, from the coding sequence TTGCCCATAGCCGATGGGTTCGAGCGGCGTCTGCGGCCGCTGCTCCAAGAGATCGTGGCCGTCTACGGCACTCCGTTCCACCTCTACGACGCCCGGGGGATCATCGACACCCACCGTGCGATGGAGGCCGCCTTCGCCGGCGTCCCCTACCGTCAGCACTTCGCGGTGAAGGCGCTGCCCAACCCCGCCGTCCTGTCCCTGCTTCTGGCGGAGGGCAGCGGACTCGACTGCGCCTCGCCCGTCGAGCTGGAACTGGCGCGAAGCGTCGGGGCCGGTGGCGGCGACGTCGTGTTCACCTCCAACAACACCACTCCACAGGAGTACGAACTCGCCCTGACGTCAGGGGCATTGGTCACCTTCGACGACCGTTCGCTGCTGGACCGGGCCGACACCCTGCCGGAGACCGTCGCCTTCCGGGTCTCGCCGCACGGGCTCTCCGCCGGCTCCCGCCTCATGGGTGACGCGAAGGCGACGAAGTTCGGGGTGCCGGTGCCGGAACTCGCCGACGCCTACCGAGAGGCCAAGCGGCGCGGGGTCACCCGCTTCGGCATCCACGGCATGACCTGCGCCAACGAACTCGATGTGGGCCGGGCGGCGCGCGCCGCGGTGGACGTCATCGAGCTGGGCGCGCGGATCGCCGAGGACGTGGGCATCACGCTCGACTACATCAACGTCGGCGGCGGCCTCGGGATCCCCTACCGCCCCGAGGACCGGCCGTTCGGCTTCACGGCGTACGCGGACGCCATCGTGGCCGCCCGCCGCCGCTGCTTCCCCCGCTCGGCACCGCGGATCCTGATGGAGTGCGGACGGTACGTCACCGGCCCGCACGGGGTCCTGGTGACCCGGGTCGTCAACCGGTGCAGCAAGGGCCAGGAGGTCGTCGGCGTCGACGCCTCGATGTCCGCGCTGATGCGCCCCGGGTTCTACGGGGCGTACCACCACGTCAGTCTGCCCTTCGCCGCGGGACGGCCCGAGTCGCGCTACGACGTCGTGGGCTCGCTCTGCGAGAACATGGACAAGTTCGCGATCGACCGGTCGCTGCCCGACCCCCGCGTGGGCGACATCGCGCTCGTGCACGACACCGGCGCCCACGGGCACGCGATGGGCTTCACCTACAACGGGCGGCTGCGGCCCGCGGAACTCCTGCTGACGCCGGACGACGATGTCGTCGAGATCCGGCGCGCCGAACGGTTCGAGGATTACATCGCGACCGTCCGCACGCAGCCCGTCCCCGTCCTGAGCGCGGCGGCCCGACCCGCCGCCCGGGCAGCACGCACCACAGGCGAACAGGAGCGAACGGCATGCATTCCAGAGCGCTGA
- a CDS encoding class I SAM-dependent methyltransferase — MMISETQQDLDRVREYYTSRRAAGDGEESIYAIWEKGGAFNDSITPSTYVPEYRSHMALKLLSLTQDGANIFSLGCGNAAVEGVVSGLNRTVRGIDFNEEAVGLARHKGVDAFAADYFTLTPSDVADADLIYADGFFGHLFDSEQEFGPALAKLASLKPKSGAYLVLSNDAPADPQAPFAPHERVEDFWFLSRGYLQDRLSDLGYVPVESYYFPYVRPVSGMRNRTVCVARVP, encoded by the coding sequence ATGATGATCAGCGAGACTCAACAGGACCTCGACCGGGTGCGCGAGTACTACACGTCGAGGCGTGCCGCGGGCGACGGCGAGGAGAGCATCTACGCCATCTGGGAGAAGGGCGGGGCATTCAACGACTCGATCACGCCGTCGACGTACGTGCCCGAGTACCGGTCCCACATGGCGCTCAAGCTTCTCTCGCTGACGCAGGACGGCGCGAACATCTTCTCCTTGGGCTGCGGCAACGCCGCCGTGGAAGGGGTCGTTTCCGGCCTCAACCGGACGGTGCGCGGCATTGACTTCAACGAGGAGGCCGTCGGACTGGCCCGGCATAAGGGCGTCGACGCGTTCGCGGCCGACTACTTCACGCTGACGCCGTCCGACGTCGCCGACGCCGACCTCATCTACGCGGACGGCTTCTTCGGCCACCTCTTCGACAGCGAGCAGGAGTTCGGCCCGGCCCTGGCCAAACTCGCCTCCCTGAAGCCGAAGTCGGGCGCCTACCTGGTGCTCTCCAACGACGCGCCGGCCGACCCCCAGGCGCCGTTCGCCCCGCACGAGCGGGTCGAGGACTTCTGGTTCCTGTCCAGGGGCTACCTCCAGGATCGCCTCTCGGACCTGGGCTACGTCCCGGTGGAGAGCTACTACTTCCCGTACGTGCGCCCCGTCAGCGGCATGCGCAACCGCACCGTCTGCGTCGCCCGGGTCCCGTAA
- a CDS encoding GMC family oxidoreductase has translation MTRYDYVVVGAGAAGCVLAGRLTEDPSIRVLLLESGAERRSPLLTIPAAETVLMGNPKYDWCFETDADPTIDGRSVSIPRGRLLGGSNAINGMIFVRGQREDYDDWERLGNPGWSWEGVLPYFRSMERAAGFAGDSRGHAGPISVGVPRDRDELTDAFLDAAVKAGYSQNADYNSGDQEGFGYYQVNHEGGRRSSALGGYLKEARNRPNLTVVTEAHVTRLRFEGTRCTGVSFRHGDTERTVRCGHEVIVSAGTVQSPQLLELSGIGSAEVLGDVGVPVVHHLPGVGENFRDHFASRLRWRVRQPITFNERSRGLALAREVGKYARERRGLLSLPIALGYGFVRSVPELTRPDLQFHFAPASYGGGASRRLDTRPGMTLGVYPLRPESKGSVHIRSRNPMTAPSIRPRFLDSERDCATLIEGMRIGRRIVGAPSLEDYRSFELMPGSDVHTDDELLAYARQHGDTSYHPIGTCRMGDDPLAVVDERLRVHGVHGLRVIDASVMPAMISGNTNATSMMIGEKGAAMVLADHKERGRT, from the coding sequence ATGACCCGCTACGACTACGTCGTCGTCGGCGCGGGCGCCGCGGGCTGCGTCCTGGCCGGACGGCTCACCGAGGACCCCTCGATCAGGGTGCTGCTGCTGGAGTCGGGCGCCGAGCGGCGCAGCCCGCTGCTGACCATCCCCGCCGCCGAGACCGTGCTGATGGGCAACCCGAAGTACGACTGGTGCTTCGAGACCGATGCTGACCCCACGATCGACGGCCGCAGCGTGAGCATCCCCCGGGGCCGGCTCCTGGGCGGGTCCAACGCGATCAACGGCATGATCTTCGTGCGCGGCCAGCGGGAGGACTACGACGACTGGGAGCGGCTGGGCAACCCCGGCTGGTCGTGGGAGGGCGTCCTGCCGTACTTCCGCAGCATGGAGCGCGCCGCCGGGTTCGCGGGCGACAGCCGTGGCCACGCCGGACCGATCTCGGTCGGGGTGCCGCGCGATCGGGACGAGCTGACGGACGCGTTCCTCGACGCGGCTGTGAAGGCCGGCTACTCGCAGAACGCGGATTACAACTCCGGGGACCAGGAGGGCTTCGGCTACTACCAGGTCAACCACGAGGGCGGACGGCGCTCCTCGGCGCTCGGCGGCTACCTCAAGGAGGCCAGGAATCGCCCGAACCTCACCGTGGTCACCGAGGCGCATGTCACCCGGCTGCGCTTCGAGGGCACCCGGTGCACCGGCGTCAGCTTCCGGCACGGCGACACCGAGCGGACAGTCCGCTGCGGCCACGAGGTGATCGTCAGCGCCGGGACCGTCCAATCCCCGCAGCTCCTCGAGCTCTCCGGAATCGGCTCGGCGGAGGTCCTGGGCGACGTGGGGGTGCCGGTGGTGCACCACCTGCCAGGTGTGGGCGAGAACTTCCGTGACCACTTCGCGTCCCGGCTCCGATGGCGGGTGCGGCAGCCGATCACCTTCAACGAGCGCTCCCGCGGTCTCGCCCTGGCCCGCGAGGTCGGCAAGTACGCGCGCGAGCGCCGGGGGCTGCTGAGCCTGCCCATCGCGCTGGGGTACGGCTTCGTCCGCTCGGTGCCGGAACTGACGCGTCCCGACCTGCAGTTCCACTTCGCCCCGGCGAGCTACGGCGGCGGAGCGAGCAGGCGTCTAGACACCAGGCCCGGCATGACGCTCGGGGTGTACCCACTGCGGCCGGAGTCCAAGGGCTCCGTCCACATCCGTTCCCGCAATCCGATGACCGCGCCGTCCATCCGACCGCGCTTCCTGGACTCCGAGCGTGACTGCGCCACGCTGATCGAGGGCATGCGCATCGGCCGGAGGATCGTCGGCGCGCCGAGCCTGGAGGACTACCGTTCGTTCGAGCTGATGCCCGGCAGCGACGTGCACACCGACGACGAACTGCTGGCGTACGCCCGACAGCACGGCGACACCTCGTACCACCCCATCGGCACCTGCCGGATGGGTGACGACCCACTCGCGGTGGTGGACGAGCGGCTGCGCGTGCACGGCGTGCACGGCCTGCGGGTCATCGATGCGTCCGTCATGCCCGCCATGATCTCGGGCAACACCAACGCCACGAGCATGATGATCGGCGAGAAGGGCGCGGCCATGGTCCTGGCGGACCACAAGGAACGCGGCCGCACGTAG
- a CDS encoding TauD/TfdA dioxygenase family protein: MLELVPITDGIGTEVRGIDVSGPISDREFDRIHQAWIDTTILLFRGQEMTPAQHIAFTRRFGEVYAYTRSQFNHDEHPEILILSNITRDGKPIGSAYSGRVWHSDGAYLTDPPVGSMLYAREVPPEGGDTWYGNMYAAYDALPPSVKERIEDLKVVISRVRSRPYNYPDRPAPTARERAEWPDVTHPLVRVHEESGRKVLYAGGNVPWRIEGMSEDESAPLITFLQEFSIQPRFTYRHQWQAGDIVLWDNRSAMHRATSYDHVKHRRLMHRTTISGGRS; the protein is encoded by the coding sequence ATGCTTGAACTGGTCCCCATAACCGATGGCATCGGCACGGAAGTCCGTGGCATCGATGTCTCCGGTCCGATCTCCGACCGCGAATTCGACCGGATCCACCAAGCCTGGATCGACACCACGATCCTGCTGTTCCGCGGGCAGGAGATGACGCCCGCGCAGCACATCGCGTTCACCCGCCGCTTCGGTGAGGTCTACGCCTACACGCGCTCGCAGTTCAACCACGACGAGCACCCCGAGATCCTGATCCTGTCCAACATCACCCGTGACGGGAAGCCGATCGGGTCCGCCTACAGCGGGCGCGTGTGGCACAGCGACGGCGCCTATCTCACGGACCCTCCGGTCGGCTCCATGTTGTATGCCCGCGAGGTCCCGCCGGAGGGCGGCGACACCTGGTACGGCAACATGTACGCCGCGTACGACGCCCTGCCCCCGTCGGTCAAGGAGCGCATCGAGGACCTGAAGGTGGTCATCAGCCGGGTCCGGTCCCGGCCGTACAACTACCCCGACCGCCCCGCGCCCACCGCGCGGGAGCGCGCCGAGTGGCCCGACGTCACCCACCCGTTGGTGCGCGTCCACGAGGAGAGCGGCCGCAAGGTGCTGTACGCGGGCGGCAACGTGCCGTGGCGCATCGAGGGCATGTCCGAGGACGAGAGCGCACCCCTGATCACCTTCCTCCAGGAGTTCTCGATTCAGCCCCGGTTCACCTACCGCCACCAGTGGCAGGCCGGCGACATCGTGCTGTGGGACAACCGCAGCGCGATGCACCGGGCCACCTCCTACGACCACGTCAAGCACCGTCGGCTGATGCACCGCACGACGATCTCGGGTGGGCGCTCATGA
- the asnB gene encoding asparagine synthase (glutamine-hydrolyzing): MVGWIDFRRDLSDQGDVLNSMTEALRHRGPDTRDVWLSAQAGIGHRGLATSGSPDDVRPARAETDRGVVYVAHAGEVFNRDELRRAVEAAGGRLRNRSTAEVLLWAFLLWGPEFVEQVDGTFGLAVWDGRDRRLHLARDRMGIKPLYYYAYPGGVLFASEPKGVIANPRFEARLELSALPIVLQPRLSLPGETPFKDLYEVPPAHVVTFTESGTSHRRYWELVSRPHHDTFDVTARRVAELLDDAVHRQLVTDVPLGAMLSGGVDSTSVAALALRALREENPDRELDSYCVRFESDPAHFVATELRPDVDAPYAAAAAEFIGTRHTTLTATLQDVLDVIPATRRARDLPGWGQFDASMYLIFQQIRRGSTVALTGEAADEIFGGYPYFFKPEVVGRDGFPWLGDGPKLSRFLNPELLAADDAAEGERARYGELLSRVPRLPGESAEEARMREVFFLGLSGPLSVILDRKERMSMAHGLDVRVPFCDHRLVEYVWNVPWALKSQGGVKGLLKAAMADALPPSTVNRKKSAYPHVQNPVYDQALIREAAWIVGDKESPLTGMFDGEGLSGLIERIRANAVRGELPGGSNQAALLIQLVEMRNWMDEYQVSLP; this comes from the coding sequence GTGGTGGGCTGGATCGACTTCCGGCGTGATCTGAGCGACCAGGGCGACGTGCTGAACTCGATGACGGAGGCGCTGCGGCACCGTGGCCCGGACACCCGAGACGTCTGGCTGTCCGCGCAGGCCGGCATCGGGCACCGGGGACTGGCCACCTCGGGGTCGCCGGACGACGTCCGGCCCGCACGGGCCGAGACGGACCGGGGCGTCGTGTATGTCGCGCACGCCGGCGAGGTCTTCAACAGGGACGAGTTGCGGCGGGCCGTCGAGGCGGCCGGCGGCCGCCTCAGGAACCGCTCCACCGCCGAGGTCCTGCTCTGGGCGTTCCTGCTGTGGGGGCCGGAGTTCGTGGAGCAGGTCGACGGCACCTTCGGCCTCGCCGTCTGGGACGGCAGGGACCGCCGGCTGCACCTGGCCCGCGACCGGATGGGCATCAAGCCCCTCTACTACTACGCGTACCCGGGCGGCGTCCTCTTCGCCTCCGAACCCAAGGGTGTCATCGCCAACCCCCGCTTCGAGGCGCGCCTGGAGCTCTCCGCGCTGCCCATCGTCCTGCAGCCGAGGCTGAGCCTGCCGGGAGAGACCCCGTTCAAGGACCTGTACGAGGTCCCGCCCGCCCACGTCGTCACCTTCACGGAGTCCGGCACATCGCACCGCCGTTACTGGGAGCTGGTCAGCCGGCCGCACCACGACACCTTCGACGTGACGGCGCGGCGTGTGGCCGAGCTGCTCGACGACGCGGTGCACCGGCAGCTCGTCACGGACGTGCCACTGGGTGCGATGCTCTCCGGCGGCGTCGACTCGACCTCCGTCGCCGCCCTCGCGCTGCGGGCGCTGCGCGAGGAGAACCCGGACCGCGAGCTGGACTCGTACTGCGTACGGTTCGAGAGCGACCCGGCGCACTTCGTCGCCACGGAGCTGCGTCCCGACGTCGATGCTCCGTACGCCGCCGCGGCCGCCGAGTTCATCGGCACCCGGCACACCACGCTCACAGCCACGCTCCAGGACGTCCTGGATGTCATCCCCGCCACACGGCGCGCCCGCGACCTGCCGGGCTGGGGCCAGTTCGACGCGTCGATGTACCTCATCTTCCAGCAGATCAGGCGCGGTTCGACGGTCGCGCTGACGGGAGAGGCCGCCGATGAGATCTTCGGTGGGTACCCGTACTTCTTCAAGCCGGAGGTCGTGGGGCGCGACGGCTTTCCCTGGCTGGGCGACGGCCCCAAGCTCTCCCGCTTCCTCAACCCCGAGCTCCTGGCCGCGGACGACGCGGCCGAGGGCGAACGCGCCCGCTACGGCGAGCTGTTGTCGCGCGTGCCGCGCCTGCCCGGGGAGAGCGCCGAGGAGGCCCGGATGCGGGAGGTCTTCTTCCTCGGGCTGTCCGGGCCGCTGTCGGTGATCCTCGACCGCAAAGAGCGGATGAGCATGGCGCACGGGCTGGACGTGCGCGTCCCGTTCTGCGACCACCGGCTCGTCGAGTACGTCTGGAACGTCCCCTGGGCGCTCAAGTCCCAGGGCGGCGTGAAGGGCCTGCTGAAGGCTGCCATGGCCGACGCTCTGCCGCCAAGCACGGTCAACCGCAAGAAGAGCGCCTATCCGCACGTGCAGAACCCGGTGTACGACCAGGCCCTGATCCGCGAGGCCGCGTGGATCGTCGGCGACAAGGAATCCCCGCTGACCGGGATGTTCGACGGCGAGGGGCTGAGCGGGCTGATCGAGCGGATTCGCGCCAACGCGGTGCGCGGCGAGCTGCCCGGCGGATCCAACCAGGCCGCCTTGCTGATCCAGCTCGTCGAAATGCGCAACTGGATGGACGAGTACCAGGTGTCCCTCCCCTGA
- a CDS encoding cation:proton antiporter encodes MTEGQITLLLVDLALIIALAKAAGRLARALGQPQVIGEILIGVALGPTFFGGALSDALLPVEVRPYLGTLANLGLVLFMFVVGLELDFGRLRGSGRMAGAVVAGSTLVPFVLGLGLAAYLLCTYEPADHTAFVLFIGVAVSVTAFPVLARILSDRGMSGTWLGTVALSTAAVCDLAAWTALAGVQALVGASGGHHWKVLLVVPYAAVLFLVVRPLLKRFLSGESATGPRSAGGLALVLAGALVSAAATQWMGLHFVMGAFLFGLVVPRLKETSVREDLLQGTQYTTELLLPVYFVVAGLKVNLSGIGADGLVQLAAILFVAIAGKFAGTWLAARSQGLSPRGSAVLACLMNTRGLTELIALGIGLEAGLLDERLYSLFVVMAVLTTAMAGPLLRLLAGCGDEPLELDYVVPAPTPRAESRPPGQGPARGPRNAPVRPEPPRARW; translated from the coding sequence GTGACGGAAGGACAGATCACTCTCCTGCTCGTCGACCTCGCTCTGATCATCGCACTGGCGAAGGCTGCGGGCCGGTTGGCCCGGGCGCTCGGGCAGCCGCAGGTCATCGGCGAGATCTTGATCGGCGTGGCGCTCGGCCCCACCTTCTTCGGCGGCGCGCTCTCCGATGCGCTGCTGCCGGTGGAGGTGCGGCCCTACCTCGGCACCCTGGCCAACCTGGGCCTGGTGCTGTTCATGTTCGTCGTGGGCCTGGAGCTCGACTTCGGGCGGCTGCGGGGCTCGGGCCGGATGGCCGGGGCGGTCGTCGCCGGGTCCACCCTCGTGCCCTTCGTCCTCGGGCTGGGGCTCGCGGCGTACTTGCTGTGTACGTACGAGCCTGCCGACCACACCGCCTTCGTGCTGTTCATCGGGGTCGCGGTGTCGGTGACCGCCTTCCCGGTCCTGGCCCGGATCCTGTCCGACCGGGGCATGAGCGGCACCTGGCTGGGCACCGTGGCCCTGTCTACGGCGGCGGTCTGCGACCTCGCGGCGTGGACGGCGCTCGCCGGCGTCCAGGCCCTGGTCGGCGCGAGCGGCGGGCACCACTGGAAGGTGCTGCTGGTCGTACCGTACGCGGCGGTGCTGTTCCTGGTCGTACGGCCGCTGCTGAAGCGGTTCCTGTCCGGGGAGAGCGCCACGGGGCCCCGGTCCGCGGGCGGCCTCGCCCTCGTCCTGGCCGGTGCCCTGGTCTCGGCCGCGGCGACCCAGTGGATGGGCCTGCACTTTGTGATGGGGGCGTTCCTGTTCGGGCTCGTCGTGCCGCGCCTGAAGGAGACCTCCGTACGGGAGGACCTGCTGCAGGGCACCCAGTACACGACCGAGCTCCTGCTGCCCGTGTACTTCGTCGTCGCGGGCCTGAAGGTGAACCTCTCCGGCATCGGCGCCGACGGACTGGTGCAGCTGGCGGCGATCCTCTTCGTGGCGATCGCCGGCAAGTTCGCGGGCACCTGGCTCGCCGCCAGATCCCAGGGGCTGTCGCCCCGGGGCTCCGCGGTGCTGGCCTGCCTGATGAACACCCGGGGGCTGACCGAGCTCATCGCCCTGGGCATCGGCCTGGAGGCGGGACTGCTGGACGAGCGGCTCTACTCGCTCTTCGTCGTCATGGCGGTCCTCACGACGGCCATGGCCGGCCCCCTGCTGCGGCTCCTGGCGGGGTGCGGCGACGAGCCGCTCGAACTGGACTACGTCGTGCCCGCGCCTACCCCGCGCGCCGAGTCCCGTCCACCGGGGCAGGGCCCCGCGCGCGGGCCGAGGAACGCCCCTGTGCGTCCGGAGCCGCCCCGCGCGCGCTGGTGA
- a CDS encoding GNAT family N-acetyltransferase, producing the protein MQISVDDLSGPEIAAFLEEHVQDMRAVTPLESKHALDLDGLRGPEVTFWAARDGGMLLGCGAIKRIDATHGEIKSMRTAPARKRGGVASRLLAHVVSEARRMGYTRLSLETGATEFFAPARALYEKFDFEYCAPFADYKEDPNSAFMTRLL; encoded by the coding sequence GTGCAGATTTCCGTCGACGACCTCTCCGGGCCGGAGATCGCCGCTTTCCTGGAGGAGCACGTCCAGGACATGAGGGCCGTCACGCCGCTGGAGAGCAAGCACGCGCTCGACCTCGACGGTCTGCGCGGGCCGGAGGTGACCTTCTGGGCGGCCAGGGACGGCGGGATGCTGCTGGGCTGCGGCGCCATCAAGCGGATCGATGCCACGCACGGGGAGATCAAGTCGATGCGGACCGCCCCCGCGCGCAAGCGCGGCGGGGTGGCCTCGCGCCTGCTGGCCCACGTCGTCTCCGAGGCCCGGCGCATGGGGTACACCCGGCTCAGCCTCGAGACGGGGGCGACAGAGTTCTTCGCCCCCGCCCGCGCCCTGTACGAGAAGTTCGACTTCGAGTACTGCGCACCCTTCGCGGACTACAAGGAAGACCCCAACAGCGCGTTCATGACGCGGCTGCTCTAG